One window of the Chelonoidis abingdonii isolate Lonesome George chromosome 3, CheloAbing_2.0, whole genome shotgun sequence genome contains the following:
- the ELOVL5 gene encoding very long chain fatty acid elongase 5 produces MESLDQTINSYLDVWLGPRDPRVKGWLLLDNYTPTFIFSVLYLLIVWIGPKYMQNKQPFSCRGILVVYNVGLTLLSFFMFYELVTGVWEGGYNFFCQDTHSGGEADMKIVRVLWWYYFSKLIEFMDTFFFILRKNYYQITVLHVYHHASMLNIWWFVMNWVPCGHSYFGATLNSFIHVLMYSYYGLSAIPAMRPYLWWKKYITQGQLIQFVLTIFQTSCGVVWPCAFPMGWLYFQISYMISLIILFTNFYIQTYKKKASSRRKEYQNGSTAAVNGYTNSFSSLESNVKQRKQRKD; encoded by the exons ATGGAATCCCTGGATCAAACAATCAATAGCTACCTGGATGTCTGGCTCGGGCCAAGAG atcCCAGAGTAAAAGGATGGCTTCTTCTGGATAACTATACACCTACATTTATCTTCTCTGTCTTATACTTATTAATCGTATGGATAGGACCAAAGTACATGCAGAATAAGCAACCATTCTCATGCCGGGGAATTCTAGTGGTCTATAATGTTGGACTTACGCTACTGTCATTTTTTATGTTTTATGAG CTGGTTACAGGAGTATGGGAAGGAGGATACAATTTCTTCTGTCAGGACACACACAGTGGAGGTGAAGCTGATATGAAG ATCGTACGTGTCCTTTGGTGGTACTACTTCTCCAAACTCATCGAATTCATGGACACCTTCTTTTTCATTTTGCGAAAAAATTATTACCAGATCACTGTTCTTCATGTCTATCATCATGCATCCATGCTGAACATCTGGTGGTTTGTTATGAACTGGGTGCCTTGTGGTCACT CATACTTTGGTGCCACCCTTAACAGCTTTATCCATGTCCTGATGTACTCCTACTACGGATTGTCTGCTATTCCAGCTATGCGCCCTTATCTATGGTGGAAGAAATACATCACTCAAGGACAGCTG atTCAATTTGTCCTGACAATCTTCCAGACAAGCTGTGGTGTTGTTTGGCCATGTGCCTTCCCTATGGGATGGCTGTATTTCCAGATCTCCTATATGATTTCTTTGATTATCCTCTTCACAAATTTCTACATTCAG ACTTACAAAAAGAAGGCATCCTCCAGAAGGAAAGAATATCAGAATGGCTCTACAGCCGCTGTGAACGGGTACACAAACAGCTTTTCTTCCCTTGAGAGCAAtgtgaaacaaagaaaacaaagaaaggattGA